One segment of Bacteroides caecimuris DNA contains the following:
- a CDS encoding CPBP family intramembrane glutamic endopeptidase: protein MKTAIKLILIDLLIAQIVAPILITIPCTLYLLVTTGDLDKVALTQMIMIPAQLAGQIMMGIYLWKAGYISTQKATWLPVSAPFLICSGLAILTAGFLVSALMGLLDWIPNIMEQSFDILQSGWGGILAIAIIGPVLEEILFRGAITKALLQQYNPTKAILISALLFGVFHINPAQILPAFLIGILLAWTYYKTGSLIPCILMHVLNNSLSLYLSIKYPEAENMDDLINGTPYLIALVGSVLLLICTISIMNSHHRGHKGLYQQ from the coding sequence ATGAAAACAGCTATCAAACTGATATTAATAGACCTTCTCATTGCACAGATTGTCGCCCCTATCCTGATTACGATTCCCTGTACGCTCTATTTGTTAGTCACCACAGGAGATTTGGATAAGGTTGCTCTGACGCAAATGATTATGATTCCGGCCCAATTAGCCGGTCAGATTATGATGGGTATTTATCTATGGAAAGCCGGCTATATCAGTACACAAAAGGCGACATGGTTGCCTGTATCAGCGCCATTCCTAATTTGTAGCGGGCTAGCTATTCTCACCGCCGGCTTTTTGGTATCTGCACTTATGGGACTGCTAGACTGGATACCCAACATCATGGAGCAATCTTTCGACATCCTCCAATCCGGTTGGGGCGGTATTCTTGCAATAGCTATCATCGGTCCTGTACTTGAAGAAATCTTGTTTCGCGGAGCCATTACCAAAGCTTTGCTTCAACAATATAATCCGACTAAAGCCATTCTGATTTCCGCACTTCTGTTCGGTGTCTTTCATATAAATCCGGCCCAGATCCTTCCGGCATTTCTAATCGGTATCCTGCTGGCATGGACTTATTACAAAACAGGTAGCCTGATACCGTGTATACTCATGCACGTGCTCAATAACTCGCTATCTCTGTATCTTAGTATTAAATATCCCGAAGCCGAAAATATGGATGACCTGATTAACGGTACTCCTTATCTCATCGCTTTGGTCGGTTCAGTCCTGCTACTTATTTGCACCATATCAATCATGAATTCTCACCACAGAGGACACAAAGGTTTATACCAACAATAG
- a CDS encoding SufE family protein: MSINELQDEVIAEFSDFDDWMDRYQLLIDLGNEQEPLEEKYKTEQNLIEGCQSRVWLQADDVDGKIVFKAESDALIVKGIIALLIKVLSGHTPDEILNTDLYFIDKIGLKEHLSPTRSNGLLSMVKQIRMYALAFKAKER, from the coding sequence ATGTCAATTAATGAATTACAGGACGAAGTGATTGCAGAATTCAGTGACTTCGACGATTGGATGGACCGTTATCAACTACTTATTGACTTAGGAAATGAGCAGGAACCACTTGAAGAAAAATATAAGACGGAACAAAATCTGATTGAAGGATGCCAAAGTAGGGTGTGGCTTCAAGCGGATGATGTAGACGGTAAAATCGTTTTTAAAGCGGAAAGTGATGCTTTGATAGTCAAAGGAATTATTGCCTTATTGATTAAAGTCCTTTCAGGACATACTCCTGATGAAATCTTGAATACAGATCTTTATTTTATAGACAAGATCGGGTTGAAAGAGCATCTGTCGCCAACGCGTAGCAATGGTTTGCTGTCGATGGTGAAACAGATACGAATGTATGCATTGGCATTTAAAGCAAAAGAGAGATAA